The Halomonas sp. KG2 genome segment GGCGGCGGCTGACTACTCGCTCGCGCAGGCGCTGCTATTAGATGCCTATCGACCTGGTATCCCAGGGGGAACGGGAGAGACGTTTGATTGGTCTAGAATCCCCGCAACCTTAGAAAAACCTGTTATCCTGGCTGGTGGGTTAACGGCTGATAATGTGGCTTCTGCGGTTAACCAAGTAATGCCTTATGCTATTGATGTCTCTGGTGGTATAGAAATATCTCATGGCATAAAAGATGCCGAGTTAATGGCATCTTTTGTTCAAAATGTGGCGTTAGCCAGCGCCCATTAAGCTCATTGCGTAGCGTACCCAACAGGGTGACTACGCCTCTTTGTTAGTTCATTTATTGTTTGCCTGTTCTGGCGATCTTGTGAGGTATGCCTGTGACTGTCTCAGCGACTGAAACCAAGTTCAGCGACCTGACCCGAATGCCGGATGCCCGTGGTCATTTTGGCCCCTACGGCGGCCGGTTTGTGTCGGAAACCCTGAGCTTTGCCCTGGAAGAGTTAGAGCAGACCTATTTGAGTCTGCGTGATGATCCCGATTTCCAGGCCGAGTTTGACCGTGACCTTGCCCATTATGTGGGGCGTCCATCGCCGCTTTACCATGCAGAGCGTTGGTCACAGTCGTTAGGTGGCGCGCAAATTTGGTTGAAGCGTGAAGACTTGAATCACACCGGTGCTCATAAGGTTAATAACACCATTGGCCAAGCGCTGTTAGCCAAAAAAACCGGCAAGCCCAGGGTTATTGCTGAAACCGGAGCGGGCCAGCACGGTGTTGCTACGGCGACTGTGGCAGCTCGCTTAGGCCTGGAATGTGACGTTTATATGGGGGCGGCAGACGTTCAGCGCCAGAAGCTGAACGTTTATCGTATGCGCCTGTTGGGCGCACGTGTAATTCCGGTCGAATCAGGCACTCGTACGCTTAAAGATGCAATGAATGAAGCCTTGCGTGACTGGGTCACCAACGTTGATAACACCTTCTACATTATTGGCACCGTGGCGGGGCCGCACCCTTATCCGCAGTTGGTGCGTGATTTCAACTCGGTAGTGGGGCGTGAAGCGCGCCAACAGTCATTAGCGCAAATTGGGCGTTTGCCAGATGCGCTGATTGCCTGTGTGGGCGGTGGTTCCAACGCTTTGGGCCTATTTTATCCCTTCGTCGAAGATGATGCGGTGGCGATGTACGGTGTCGAAGCCGGTGGCGATGGTATCGAAACAGGCCGACATGCCGCGCCGCTTTCGACGAATGCGCCGCGGGGTGTTTTGCATGGCAACCGAACGTACTTGATGTCTGATGAAGCGGGACAAGTGTCAGACACGCACTCGATTTCTGCTGGCCTCGACTACCCAGGGGTTGGGCCTGAACACGCGCTATGGAAAGATGTTGGACGAGTTAACTACGTAGCCGCAAACGATAAAGAAGTGCTGGAAGCGTTTCGTGAACTGACGCACATGGAAGGGATTATGCCTGCATTGGAATCCGCTCATGCACTTGCTCATGCGAAGGTGCTGGCACCGACCATGCGCCCTGACCAGCATATCGTGGTCAACCTTTCTGGTCGTGGTGATAAAGATATCATGACCGTTGCGAACATCGATGGCATTGAGTTTTAAGGGCTAGCATGAACCGTATTGACCAGCGTTTTTCCGAATTAAAAGAGCAGGGTCGTAAGGCCCTAATTCCTTATATTACCGCCGGCGACCCTGCGCCTCAGTACACTGTGGGCTTTATGCATGCCCTAGTAGAGGCAGGGGCTGATATTATTGAGCTTGGCGTGCCGTTTTCAGACCCAATGGCCGATGGCCCGGTGATTCAAAAGGCCTGTGAGCGCGCGCTTAAGCAGGGCACTCGCTTGGTTGACCTTCTGGATATGGTCGCTGAGTTCCGCCAAGTGGATGCTAAAACGCCTATCGTGCTGATGGGGTATCTCAATCCGATAGAGCGGATCGGCTATGAAACGTTTGCTGATAAAGCGGCAAGCGTTGGCGTTGATGGCGTGCTCGTGGTAGATATGCCGCCTGAAGAGGCTGATGAATTCGGCCCGCTGTTAAAAGCCCGCGATTTAGCAGCGATTTTCTTGGTTGCGCCTACCACTTCCAATGCTCGTGCCGCTACAATATGCGCCCACGGTGAGGGCTATCTCTATTATGTTTCGCTTAAGGGCGTTACCGGTGCTGCTACACTCAATGCTGACGATGTGGCAGAACATCTCGCACCCTTGCGCGAAATGACCGATTTGCCATTATGTGTTGGCTTCGGTATCCGCGATGGTGTGACCGCCGCTGAAGTGGCGAAAGTCGCTGATGGTGTGATTGTTGGCAGTGCGCTAGTAAACCGCATTGCAGAAAGCGTTGACGCACCTGAAACCATTGCTGGTCAGCTTAAAAGCGTGTTGGGCGAAATGCGCAACGCGATGGATGCCTAAGCGCATTCCCTCATCGTCTACACTGAATTGATTGACGACACTCATCAAGCTTGGCGTTGCTAAGCATAGACGTATACGGAAACTTTTTGATATGAGCTGGTTAGACAAGATTGTGCCCTCCATGGGGCGTATCCAGCGTAAAGACCGTCGCGCCAGCGTGCCCGATGGCCTCTGGCGTAAATGTCCCAAGTGCGAAGCGGTTCTCTATCTCCCTGAGCTTGAGAAGCACCATAGCGTCTGCCCCAAGTGCGACCACCATTTACGGTTGACCGCGCGTAAACGTTTGGATTGGTTTTTGGATAAAGAGGGTCGCCAAGAGATCGCGGCTGAGATTGAGCCTAATGATCGCTTGAAATTTCGCGACTCTAAAAAATACAAAGACCGCTTAACGGCTGCCCAAAAAGAAACCGGTGAAAAAGATGCGCTGGTCGCTATGCGTGGCGAGCTAGACGGGCTTCCAGTTGTGGCTGTTGCTTTTGAATTTACCTTCATGGGTGGCTCAATGGGGGCGGTCGTGGGCGAGAAATTTGTTCGCGCGGCAACCATTGCCCTTGAAGAGCGACTTCCACTGATCTGCTTTGCTGCTTCTGGTGGGGCACGGATGCAAGAAGCACTGTTTTCACTCATGCAGATGGCCAAAACCTCGGCAGCGCTTGAAAAGCTTAAGCAGTCGGGTGTGCCTTACATTTCTGTTCTGACAGATCCAGTGTTTGGTGGAGTATCTGCGTCGTTAGCGATGCTGGGCGATCTAAATATCGCCGAGCCCAATGCCTTGATTGGTTTTGCTGGCCCGCGCGTTATTGAGCAAACCGTCCGTGAAACGCTGCCGGAAGGTTTTCAGCGCAGTGAATTTCTGCTGGAACACGGCACCGTTGATATGATCGTGCATCGTCATGATATGCGTGCTCGTGTTGGTGGTGTGCTGCGTAAGCTGACGCATAATATCGCGCTGCCTACCGAGGGGGATGTCAGTGACGACGCACCGATTGACGAGCCGTTGGTTGATGAAGCGCCAATAGCCGATGCTGTAGATGCAGCAGACGTTGATACGTCTGAAACGCATAGCGAAGCCAGCACCGTTAAGAGCGACGATCCGACCCGCAATGTCTAAGTCTATAGCCCCTGAATCTTTAGCTTCTGACGCTTTAACTCCTGGGTCTCTAGCCGAATGGCTGCACTACCTTGAAACCCTGCACCCTGTAGGGATTGATATGGGGCTTGAGCGTGTAGCAGAAGTTGCCAAGCGCATGGGGTTGCTAAGTCGACCGATTGCACCACAGGTGATTACGGTGGCGGGTACGAATGGCAAGGGGTCGACCCTTGCCATGATGGATGCCGTCGCACGCACGCACGGTTTGCGGGTAGGTACTTATACTTCGCCCCACCTAGTGCGCTATAACGAACGCGTGACGATCAATGGTGACTATGCTGACGACCAGCGGCTAATGACTGGTTTCTCTCGCGTAGAGGACGCTAGGCTACAAGCGCCTGAAATTAGCTTAACCTATTTTGAGGCGGGAACGCTGTGCGCCCTCTGGTGCCTAGCACAGGAAAACCTTGACTTAGCGCTGCTCGAAGTTGGTCTGGGTGGGCGATTGGATGCCGTTAATATCATTGATGCAGACGTTGCTATTGTCACCACCATTGCTCAGGATCATGCCAATTTTTTAGGGTCTGATATTGCTCAAATTGGCCGGGAAAAAGCCGGCATCTTTCGTGCTGCAAAACCCGCTGTATTGGGCAGTCGACTGCTTCCCAGCAGTGTAGCAGAGGCTGCCAATGCGCTTGCCGCTCCTGTTTACTGTCTTGGTGAGGCGTTTAGCCACTCAATTGATGATGACTCTGCCGCTGATAGTCCGTCTGAGTGGAACTGGAGTGGACTGGGCTGCCAGGGAGAGGTTATTTCTCTGACAGACCTTCCTGATCCCGGTTTGCCGATTGATAATGCAGCAACGGCCCTCCAAGCATTGATACTTAGCGGATTAGTGGTCAATGAAGACGCATGCCGTCGTGCGCTTCATGAGGTGCAAGTGCCAGGGCGTATGCAGTGGATCGGGCAATGGTGCTTGGATGTCGGGCATAATCCTCATGCAGCCGACTATGTCGCTAGGCGACTCCCATCGGTGCCTGAAGGTGGTCGGCAGTGGGCGTTGATCGGCATGCTAAATGATAAAGACGCTGATGGTGTTATTAGCGCTTTGCTACCCCGCATTACTGACTGGGTATGCGTGACGTTGGAAGGGGAGCGTGGTCGGTCAGCTGACGAACTGGCGGGGCGTATCACATCTTTGGGTGGGCGTGTGCATTGTTGCGCTAACTCCCCAGAGGCCGGAGTGCAGATAATGGCTGAGCAGTTGACACCCTCCGACCGGGTGTTAGTGACCGGCTCGTTTTTTACAGTTGCGGCCTTGTTGGAAATAACGCTGCCGCAAGCTTAATCGGCCTAACCGTTGTGCTCGCTAAGCTTGATGGAGAGGGATATGAAATACGGTAAAACGGAACGCATCAGTGGTATTGTCATTTTACTCGCGTTGCTGGCGATTTTCGTGCCGTGGTTGATGAGTGATCCTGCTCCCCGTGAAGAGCGCCCTCAGCCTACGTTTGTTATTGAACGGCCTGTTGAGGCAACACAGCAAGATGTTCCGGTTCCGCAAATGCCGTCATCTATCAACACGTCCTCAAGTGAGGGTCGTTCTGTAGATAGCGCGGCCACTAGTGTGCCAATTGATGCCAATCCAAGGCAGCCACAAACCGGTCAAGCCAGTAGCTCTAACGCTCAGAGTGCTGGAGAAAATGATCCAATTGCTGAGTTAATGGCTGCAAATAACCGTAATAATGCAAATACATCATCGAATGCTGCTGGCCCAACGTCTTCTTCCCAAGGCGAGTGGGCGGTTCAAGTGGGCAGTTTTGGTGATGCGGGTAACGCAAGGCGACTAAGCGATCAGCTTACTCAGGCGGGATTTAGCGCCTACCTACGTGAGCGTGATAATAACCTTACCTCTGTTTATGTTGGCCCTTATGAGACGTCTGAAGACGGCGAGTCTGCGATGGCGATTATTAAACAGCGTGCCAATGTACAGGGCCTGTTAGTGCGGGTGAGAAATTAACTTATGGCACTTACTTGGATAGACGCGCTTTTTCTGGCGGTGTTGGCACTTTCTATGCTGGCCGGCTTTATGCGCGGATTTGTCAGGGAAGCTCTTGGCCTAGCCGCCTGGGTAGTCGCATTGTTGGTAGCGCGCGTCTTGGCAGAGCCGGTGGCAGATCTAATGAGCGGGTTCATCGACAGTTTCGATGCGCGCTTAGTGTTGGCATTTATTTTAGTGATTTTTGCGGTCATTTTACTTTGCGGGATTGTGATCCGCCTTGTTCATGCGGCGGTAGAGTGGGTCGGTATGGGGTTGCTTAATCGCTTTGCGGGTGCTGCCTTTGGGGTTGCTCGTGGCGCTGTCATTTTATTGGTGGCAACCGTCCTTATTACACTAACGCCCTTAGCTGAGCTACAGGCTTGGCAAGAAGCTGAGCTACGGCCGACGTTTATTGAGCTGCGCGATTGGGCGGTAAGCCAGTTAGATCAATGGGAGCGGGAGCTACCGCAAGCACCTGACTCGCTTCGCGATATTTCGTTGCCAGATTTCCGCACTCAGGAAGAGCTTGTTCCACAGCCTTTTACGCCAACATCTGAAAATGGTGGCCAGTGAGTGCACTGCTTAATGTTGGCTCAACGCGACGTGATGTTTAGTTAGTAATACAGTTAGCCGCTGTCTACCAATGCCCGCTTTTGCGATCGAGAAATAGGCAGTGGCTCACATTCGTTTGATGAACGTACGGGTTTGCTACGGTGAACCATGGCACTAAAGCGAGGTAACTTGAATGTGCGGTATAGTGGGCCTTCTGGCCAAGCAGGCGGTAAATCAGGGAATCTACGATGCTCTGACCGTACTTCAGCATCGGGGCCAGGACGCTGCCGGCATGATGACTTGGAGCGAGGGACGCTTCCTACTGCGCAAGAGCAACGGGCTGGTGCGAGATGTGTTCCATACCCGCCACATGGCTCGCCTAAAAGGTAACCTTGGCATTGGTCACGTACGTTATCCAACCGCGGGTTCCTCCAGTGAAGCGGAGTCTCAGCCGTTTTATGTCAACTCGCCCTACGGTATTGCGCTAGCTCACAACGGTAACCTGACTAACTCTGAGCAGTTAAAGCAAGAACTTTTCTCGACTGACCTTCGTCACATCAATACCAGCTCTGATTCTGAAGTGTTGCTAAACGTATTTGCCCATGAGCTGGGTAAGCA includes the following:
- the trpB gene encoding tryptophan synthase subunit beta, which produces MPVTVSATETKFSDLTRMPDARGHFGPYGGRFVSETLSFALEELEQTYLSLRDDPDFQAEFDRDLAHYVGRPSPLYHAERWSQSLGGAQIWLKREDLNHTGAHKVNNTIGQALLAKKTGKPRVIAETGAGQHGVATATVAARLGLECDVYMGAADVQRQKLNVYRMRLLGARVIPVESGTRTLKDAMNEALRDWVTNVDNTFYIIGTVAGPHPYPQLVRDFNSVVGREARQQSLAQIGRLPDALIACVGGGSNALGLFYPFVEDDAVAMYGVEAGGDGIETGRHAAPLSTNAPRGVLHGNRTYLMSDEAGQVSDTHSISAGLDYPGVGPEHALWKDVGRVNYVAANDKEVLEAFRELTHMEGIMPALESAHALAHAKVLAPTMRPDQHIVVNLSGRGDKDIMTVANIDGIEF
- the trpA gene encoding tryptophan synthase subunit alpha; its protein translation is MNRIDQRFSELKEQGRKALIPYITAGDPAPQYTVGFMHALVEAGADIIELGVPFSDPMADGPVIQKACERALKQGTRLVDLLDMVAEFRQVDAKTPIVLMGYLNPIERIGYETFADKAASVGVDGVLVVDMPPEEADEFGPLLKARDLAAIFLVAPTTSNARAATICAHGEGYLYYVSLKGVTGAATLNADDVAEHLAPLREMTDLPLCVGFGIRDGVTAAEVAKVADGVIVGSALVNRIAESVDAPETIAGQLKSVLGEMRNAMDA
- the accD gene encoding acetyl-CoA carboxylase, carboxyltransferase subunit beta, which encodes MSWLDKIVPSMGRIQRKDRRASVPDGLWRKCPKCEAVLYLPELEKHHSVCPKCDHHLRLTARKRLDWFLDKEGRQEIAAEIEPNDRLKFRDSKKYKDRLTAAQKETGEKDALVAMRGELDGLPVVAVAFEFTFMGGSMGAVVGEKFVRAATIALEERLPLICFAASGGARMQEALFSLMQMAKTSAALEKLKQSGVPYISVLTDPVFGGVSASLAMLGDLNIAEPNALIGFAGPRVIEQTVRETLPEGFQRSEFLLEHGTVDMIVHRHDMRARVGGVLRKLTHNIALPTEGDVSDDAPIDEPLVDEAPIADAVDAADVDTSETHSEASTVKSDDPTRNV
- the folC gene encoding bifunctional tetrahydrofolate synthase/dihydrofolate synthase; translation: MSKSIAPESLASDALTPGSLAEWLHYLETLHPVGIDMGLERVAEVAKRMGLLSRPIAPQVITVAGTNGKGSTLAMMDAVARTHGLRVGTYTSPHLVRYNERVTINGDYADDQRLMTGFSRVEDARLQAPEISLTYFEAGTLCALWCLAQENLDLALLEVGLGGRLDAVNIIDADVAIVTTIAQDHANFLGSDIAQIGREKAGIFRAAKPAVLGSRLLPSSVAEAANALAAPVYCLGEAFSHSIDDDSAADSPSEWNWSGLGCQGEVISLTDLPDPGLPIDNAATALQALILSGLVVNEDACRRALHEVQVPGRMQWIGQWCLDVGHNPHAADYVARRLPSVPEGGRQWALIGMLNDKDADGVISALLPRITDWVCVTLEGERGRSADELAGRITSLGGRVHCCANSPEAGVQIMAEQLTPSDRVLVTGSFFTVAALLEITLPQA
- a CDS encoding SPOR domain-containing protein produces the protein MKYGKTERISGIVILLALLAIFVPWLMSDPAPREERPQPTFVIERPVEATQQDVPVPQMPSSINTSSSEGRSVDSAATSVPIDANPRQPQTGQASSSNAQSAGENDPIAELMAANNRNNANTSSNAAGPTSSSQGEWAVQVGSFGDAGNARRLSDQLTQAGFSAYLRERDNNLTSVYVGPYETSEDGESAMAIIKQRANVQGLLVRVRN
- a CDS encoding CvpA family protein, translating into MALTWIDALFLAVLALSMLAGFMRGFVREALGLAAWVVALLVARVLAEPVADLMSGFIDSFDARLVLAFILVIFAVILLCGIVIRLVHAAVEWVGMGLLNRFAGAAFGVARGAVILLVATVLITLTPLAELQAWQEAELRPTFIELRDWAVSQLDQWERELPQAPDSLRDISLPDFRTQEELVPQPFTPTSENGGQ